From the Cryptomeria japonica chromosome 2, Sugi_1.0, whole genome shotgun sequence genome, one window contains:
- the LOC131866053 gene encoding putative UPF0481 protein At3g02645, with protein MDQTIPDESCGEKDSWVVEVEKSLDDETRPDESPDGLIHKVPESLLREDTKVFYLPQVISLGPYHFQKKEKLDDEMGLLKSEVARNVHRQIRGDLKSSEKVQNPSGLRSLMETFKVHEEEIKKRYAAKFEVAGEKCAWMITRDACLVLQVLERFRKDEDEDEDEDAEDSGSASIDRILSRERHHPLLTEIVKDMVMMENQLPFWTLKEIRPDIEDWFESALKNLSPIEVAKESNCLEYNRDSHILQLLHDYIVDNQRIHQSSPPGHHSGSTFIVIRFLSFAFESLDVWCSVFRCDLDEDYPLLLWRCIKWLFIVLVYGIILLVLSPVILIMFIIFAIEANRYLRWKIRKHVPTVEELRRVGVKFKKLEGLKKGISHINFKERNSTLYLPQFKVDNRTEVILRNLIALEICSQRKEKPITRYVILMNDLINTSEDVGILRREDIITSKLGSDEEIAKLWNSMVTSTGVPSYKPIDDAVSSIDRYRKKWWKVLWAQFIMIHCSKPWLFLSLLAGLLLLLLTIVQVVCLFASCQIR; from the coding sequence ATGGACCAGACCATACCAGACGAATCCTGCGGTGAAAAAGATTCGTGGGTTGTTGAAGTTGAAAAAAGCTTAGACGACGAAACCAGACCAGACGAATCCCCCGATGGTCTGATTCATAAGGTTCCAGAGTCTCTGTTGAGGGAAGACACTAAGGTGTTCTATCTTCCTCAAGTCATTTCCTTGGGTCCTTACCATTTCCAAAAAAAGGAGAAGCTTGATGATGAGATGGGGTTGCTTAAGTCAGAAGTGGCAAGAAATGTGCACCGTCAAATCAGAGGTGACTTAAAATCATCAGAAAAGGTGCAGAACCCTAGTGGCTTAAGGTCGTTGATGGAAACTTTCAAGGTTcatgaggaagagataaagaaaagataTGCTGCAAAATTTGAAGTTGCCGGTGAAAAGTGTGCGTGGATGATAACGAGGGATGCCTGTCTTGTTCTACAAGTCCTTGAAAGGTTCcgaaaagatgaagatgaagatgaagatgaagatgcagAGGATAGCGGCTCGGCTTCCATCGATCGTATTCTTAGCAGGGAACGACATCATCCTTTGTTGACAGAAATTGTGAAAGATATGGTCATGATGGAAAATCAACTACCGTTCTGGACTTTGAAAGAAATCAGGCCCGATATTGAGGACTGGTTTGAGTCGGCACTGAAAAATTTATCCCCCATTGAAGTAGCAAAGGAGTCAAATTGTCTGGAGTACAACAGAGATTCTCATATCTTGCAATTGCTTCATGACTATATTGTCGACAACCAACGAATCCACCAAAGCTCTCCCCCTGGCCACCATTCAGGTTCTACTTTTATTGTAATTCGTTTTTTGTCTTTTGCATTCGAATCTCTCGATGTCTGGTGTTCAGTGTTTCGTTGTGATTTGGATGAGGATTATCCACTTCTACTCTGGCGGTGCATAAAATGGCTATTTATTGTATTAGTATATGGGATAATCCTACTAGTGTTGTCCCCAGTTATTCtcatcatgttcatcatatttGCCATTGAGGCAAACAGATACCTTAGATGGAAGATACGGAAACATGTTCCAACTGTAGAGGAACTAAGAAGAGTAGGAGTGAAATTCAAGAAATTGGAAGGTTTAAAAAAAGGAATAAGTCACATtaatttcaaggaaagaaattccaCACTTTATTTGCCTCAATTTAAAGTAGATAACAGAACGGAAGTGATACTCAGAAATCTGATTGCCTTGGAAATCTGCTCCCAAAGAAAGGAAAAACCCATTACAAGGTACGTCATTCTAATGAATGATCTTATCAACACCAGTGAAGACGTGGGTATCTTGAGACGAGAGGACATCATCACCAGCAAGCTTGGAAGTGACGAGGAGATTGCTAAACTTTGGAATTCTATGGTGACATCCACAGGAGTGCCTAGCTACAAGCCTATCGACGACGCTGTTTCATCCATAGATCGTTATCGCAAAAAGTGGTGGAAAGTCCTGTGGGCTCAGTTTATTATGATTCACTGTTCAAAGCCATGGTTGTTTCTCTCTCTCTTGGCCGGACTTTTACTTTTACTGCTAACAATTGTGCAAGTAGTTTGCCTATTTGCATCGTGCCAAATCAGATAG